The stretch of DNA AATTGATTTCtcttgaaattaattaattatcttttCAGATTAGACACGGAACTAAGTTCCGTATCCCGCgaaatttaattaattccaaAGTTTCGGGGGCGTTGCCCCCGAACCCCCATCGGGGACCACGTTGCGTCCCCGAACCCCTAAACCAGGGCGCTTCGCCCCTGGACCCAGACTCGCTGACCGCTCAGCGAGACCCCCGTCATAGTCATTCGTCCGAATGCTAAACCGTAATTccgtaaataattatgcaagtATACTCTCCGTATTTTCCCGAACTTGCAATTTATTAttcagaaattacccactaacgaACCAACCTTAATTACGCAAAATGaaaccggtaattactcttaaatcaccaacaaagaaagggagggagagtagggaatTTAGAattccttgtttggatagcaaatgagggtagatgaaaatggaggaggagagatttggagggatccaattccctcctccaagcctaatcaaaatctctctacaataggcaagatttggaggaaaattgtatccaaacaaccacagTCCATTCcctctccccttcccttctctccctttcccttccctcctttcccgtcccctccctttccctccacttttgttatccaaacacaccctgatagcaaaagtggagggaaagggaggggagggagacggagggaagagaaagggatggaagggaaggggagggagaatggaggaggtcattttccctccaaatcttgcctttgttggagaggaaataatttggcttggaggggggaagtggagggattcattttccctcccctcaaaattcctccacctccattttgctaaccaaacaaaggatttatcatcccttcctttccctcccctctctttccctccaaatcctcctatccaaacagacccttagggtgtgtttggatagcaaaagtggagggaaaagaaggggagggggaaggagggaagggaaagggagagaagggaaggggaggggaaatGGAGTGTggatgtttggatacaatttccctccaaatcttacCTATtctggagagattttgattaggcttggaagagggaaattgaatccctccaaatctcctcccccttcatttccctccaccctcatttgttatccaaacaaaggattttaaatcccttactctccctccctttcttttctttccaaatccttcaatccaaacacacccttagtgaGTTAGTGGGCACAACAAGGCTTATCCTATATATGGGGATCAATACTATGCAATTTCAGTATACTTTTCTTATAGTAGATCTTTTACTATGCCCTTCTCTTTGGTGCGGTATCCCTATCATTTATTTCTTTAAATGTTAACCCTtttagaaaaaataaaaataatataaaggcAAGTATTGCACAAACATTAACTGGAAAATACAATTTGTGCGCAAAAACTGTACGCGCGCGTGCGCTTTTCGTCTCTGACTCTCTTCGCCTCGCCCTTTTATAACTAAGGTGAGCGCTCTTCAGTATCACCTTCAccttctcattttctttttattgATTATGTTTAGAATTGGACAAACATTTTAGATCTACGCACTTTAGTACGAAGTAGTAATTTGTAAGGTCACTACTCAGTACTCACTATTAAGAATTGAAAACATCAACTTAATTATTCTATCTTGCAGCAAATACCCCAAGAGTTTACCATGATCTTTAATGGGTATGTACCTCATCGATTTATCATTGAGAGTGCTATGACTCGTCAATGCTGGAGAGTGGAAATAGAAGAGGAGAGGGACGGAGTAATTTATTTTCGTGAAGGCTGGGAGGATTTCGTAGAAACACACGCTTTAGAAACTGGTGACTTCCTACTCTTTGAATACGAAGAACAGTCGATTTTCCTAGTGAAAGTATATGACAGAAATGGGTGTCAAAAGATGGTTCTAGATGCACAAGGGGGTAAACATAATCCTGTTAAGATTATTGAATTTGAAGAAAGGGAAGAGAGTGGAGCCTTCAAATATGAACCAAAATTACTCGGAACAAATCTCCCTGGTCAAGAGCGTGCAAAACGGTTATACACAGGTAAATGTATGTAATTAATAGTATGAAAGAGAAGTTCAATTGCTGTTGAGTTTTCATAGATATAACTGGAAATTAATTTACACGTCTAGATAAAAGCGGGATATACAAGAAGAAGCACGCAATTACGAGGATTCCAATGAAACATGTAAGAACAGCCAGGGTGCTGTTCACTGAAAACAAAATGATTTTCTCTGTTAAGATCCACAAATATATGAAATATCAATTTCAGCAGATGGTATACTTCTACCcttcctttatatatatgtacgaTGAAAAATAACTCGCTCTATTTTTGCCGTAGCTGGCTCAGAAACTGTGaaatgttcaaaataaaataaagcttGATAACCAGCAAAAACCACTCTATATACTATATGCAGACCTTACCAAAGGCGATAGCAATGAAGTTAGCGAAGAAAAATGAATTGATACTTGAGGATGCTATGGGAAATCGTTGGCCAGTTGGACTCTCACATGTTATTGATGGTCGTGCGGCTATAACTCGTGGATGGAGGGCATTTACGAGAGATAATAAAGTTGCAGGCGGAGATTTATTGAGGTTCGAGTTTCTCTCAGATGATCTCGTCAATGTTTTTGTAAAAAAAGCTTCTCAAGTTGAACATAAATCTGAAGAAGCAAATTTGCAAAAAGGAGCAACCATAGCACAAAATATGACTTGTAAGTTATGGCGGATTAGTGGGTTTCTTTTAGTCTTGTAGGCTAAACTATGTTACTTGTTCAGATTACAAATTTGAAGTGGTTCTCTTCTCGTAGTCAAATGCACGTTGCTTCCCAGGCGTCAAACCATGCATGTAACATTTCAAAGGAAGAGAAATCACGGTTGCATATTAATTTATAGTATAGACTTCGGATGGTATCTTGATATTGTTTGTTCTTCTATGTACGCAGGTGAAACTGATGAGCTTGATTCTTTTTGCACGGATGTCAGTCCAGCTGAAGCTTCAATCACCACCAGAAGAGGCGGAAAGAGGGGTTCTTCTGAATCAAGCAGTTCTTCGTTTTCTCTCTTATGGAGGCCAGCCACTGCTGGCATTTACCTGGTATATTAATTAATGTTTCATCTTAGTAGAATTTATCCTTTCATCTTTACTAGTGATCAATTGATGGAACATTTTTACTATTAACCGTGTTACTTAGACTCTTCAATTTGGGTGTCATATCCATGTCTGACGTAACCCTATGAGTAGGGAGTCTGTACATGACCTATAAAAGTTCAAAAGTTTCTCGATAAAAATGGAGGCGCAGTCGCGCAGATGATAAAGATAGTTCAAGTAGCAGTTGTATGATTTTCAACAATTTTGAAGTTCAAACTTTAAATTATACTCCGGAATTGTATTTTGAGTCTGTTTTCCCCTACCAATGTCCGCATCCTGGACAGTCTCTCCTGTCTCCCAAAAAGTTCAAAAGTTCAGCAATCATAGCGAGTCGACACTTTGATATGTACCAATCAGACACCCATACTTGAGCACAAGGAACATACATTATAACATGAAATCATTTGAAATAATCAACTTGTCGatatgttttcaaattttcaGCATGTTCCAAAGGCAGTAATTGAGGGCCAGAATCTAGTGAATAAAGACAATGTAGTGCTTCGTGATCCTGACGGCAAGTGTTGGCCGCTTGAAGTAAGCACACGCCGTGATGGTCGTGTCGCCTTAACCAATGGATGGGTTGATTTTTGGAAAGGTCATGCCATCAAAGTCGGCGACTCCTTGGATTTTGAATTTGTCTCTGAGTATTTAATTCAAGTAAAGATCAATAGAGGTAAGTCAGCTCGTTTTTCTTAACAGATTTGATGAAGTTATCAACTTGCCGCCTTCCACGCCAGAAACGGTCATGACTCGGTCCACTGGTGATGACTAGTCTCCTAGTCCTAGTCCAGTTCATCCTATACCTGAAGCCACGGTTAATGTTCTATGAGTTGTTGCCGTGTACGACTTTATTGTCAGGGGAAAGTAATAGTAATGTCGAGATTACATGTAGCTAGCAAGAAGGCTCTCCCGAATCGAAGTTATTACTACTATATATTGGATAACGTTGTTTGTGTACGCAGGTAAACTCGATGACCTCGATTCTTGTACCGCTGATGTCAATCTTGCTGAAGCTTCAATCACCTCCAAAAGGGCTAGAAAGAGGGGTTGTTCAGCTGAGCCGACTAGTTCTTCATTTTCTTTCTTATGGGGACCGGCCACTCCTGGCGCTTACCTGGTACTGTAGTCTATCTAACTATCTTTTACCTTAAAGTAAATGAATCCAGTCGTCGTTTTTGGCCAGGAAACAGATTAGGTTGCATTTGTATTGTTACTTGAATCTTCCCTTCGTGCCTCATACCCATGTTTCAACACAAGACTATGGATATGGAACCCGTAGTCGGTAGTCGAACCTTaacaaatactccctcccatccactcttttcttccctatttcctaaaacggattattcaggttttcttcccttttctttttgagaatgtttttattaatattatactcttacctctctccactcatcaaaccccactatatactttattaatatttaattctaattatttcGCCTCTCCCCAATAACCAAACCACGtccatctcctttattaatatttaatcctaattattcaTAACTCtatccaattaccaaaccccactcatatttttatcaatattatactcccaCCCTTAATCTTCGTGCCCACTTCAAATGGGAAGAAAaaagtggatgggagggagtaacaATCCTTAATTCTCTTAGGATTTGTGTGTGACGAATAACGAAAATAGAGCATGGCGCCATGAATTGTGTGTGACGCATTTTgtatgattttaagcatttttaaCCTTTTCGTCTCTAATAAATTTCTGCGTCACTATATAGAACCTTTTTTTCTTAACGTACACCGTAACCTTGTGTGACATTCTTACATCCAAACTTCTAATTatattttgaatttgaaaatgttttcCGGCACCACTGTCCTCATTCTCTACCGAGTCTTGGTGTTTCAAAAAATTGGGTCATTATAGGGAGCTCGATACTTGGATTTGTACCTGCATCGACACCTTACCCAACTGAGTGACTAAATAACATGGTTTTGATTTCATATATTCAGCATGTTCCGAAGGTAGTTACAGAAGGTCAGAATCTGGCGAATAAGGACAGTGTAGTGCTTCGTGATTCTGACGGCAAGTGTTGGCCGGTCAAAGTAACCATGCGTCGTGATGGTCGTGTTGCCTTAACCAATGGATGGGATGACTTCTGGAAAACTCAGGGCATCAAAGCAGGTGACTCCTTGGATTTTGAATTTGTGTGTGAGGATCTCATTCAAGTTAAAATTAATAGAGGTACGCCGTTCAAATTCCGTAATAAAGTTGAAAAAGATATCAACTTGAGCCCCACTAATAACAATGACCCTCCTACGGAGCCAGAAATGTTCATGACCCAGGCTGCTGTACCGGTGGTTAATAGGCCTGAAACGACTGATGCTGCACTTGAACTTGTTGATTTCAGTTAGTCTCTAGTTCATGAATGTGCCGATACCACAACATTAGTGGAAATGTATGATTTTTTGCATGCCAAGATTGTATGAAAATGGTGGGAATGTACTGAAGTGAACAGGTGTCGGTGTTGATGTTCTCGTTAAGCTTGTGTCATTTTGTGTAGCCATGTAAATTATCGAAGTTGCTGCATGTCGTTTTTGGAACTCTATGACGTGTTAGTTTGATTAATGTTACATGTTAGGCAAGTGGATGTTGTAGTTTTGATGGTTGTTATTGTCAGTCGGCCGTTGTTATTGTGTGGGATCTTCATATGTGACGGATAAAAATGACACTTATATGATAGACAATGATCACTTTAGGTTAAAAAGTGACTAAAAAAGGCGacactttaaaaaaaaaacgaggAGGCAATGGATGTTATGGAACTCCGAAGTGCAGGAGGAGAGGGCAATGCTGTATGCCGAAGTCCTTCGTCTAGAATTCGCCAAAAGTTTGCTAATAAACCCAAAAATCAACGGAAAGCCAACAAAGACAGTTTTAGAGTCTAGGTATCTAATAAACTTGCAAAGCACTTTCAACTGCATACTCCACATTCCTCAACTGTTTTTAAGCTCGCTTATATCTAGCTGTCGAAAAGGATTTCTTGCCAAAAGCTCGAATCTCATAAATAGAAGCAAGCAACCCTCTAAGGGTAATTAACAGGGAAATGGCCATGAAAAAATAGTAGATCGTCCTTAATTTATCTGACGCCTTACCAGAACCTATGAGTTCCGAGAGTATCGCGACCTGCAGCACAAGATCACATTTATTTGATCATTAGTCGAGTTTTACCGAGGATACTCCCGCGAGACTCTTGCCAAAAGTTTTATCTAAAATTGATGAGATTTAGCTTCTAAAGTCAAAACACCCTAAAAAAAAGACAATAGTATttgattaaataaataaaacaaaggatTACCAGTGATGTGGTTAAGCAAACTCCATGGATAAGGCAGGTGGTGTTAAACCAAGAGCTGCCAGAAATCATGGCAAAGAGATTGATAATAGAGAGGGGCCATAACACACAAAGCTCCATCCATGCAAAACCCACATAAAAACTTGGTTTATCAACAACCAAGTAATAATCTAAATAAGTACTACACCATGAACTAAAGTCTATCAGAAATTTGGGTTGGTATTCTTGTGGCACACAATACTGGGCATCAAGAAATGGAGCAAACATTGCCATTAGAAAGAAAAACAGGAACACAACTGTATCTACCATTTTCAGGGTGATTAATTTCTGGGtgattttgttttcttttcttttggttttggttttggttgatTAAATTTGTATTCAAAGTATGAGGGGTACAGGAGAGTGATGATGTAAGTTTCTGATCATGTCAATAATTGTTTGGTCAACTTTCGAGCTCCCAACAACTTACTCCTTGTCTCCCATCTATATTCTAttccacaaattctcattatagacgggagatattttctatagttatagacggaccAAATATCCACCCACAGTATAAGACAATCAACAAGTTGTATGGTGGGCCCCAAAAATGTCACCATCCCgtcatttgtttatctatttCACTATAGACGGATATTTTAAGCTAAAACTCTTAAAATTCTCAActtatgtaaaaaaaaaaatattacctcCATTCCCgtcatttgtttatctattttatatttttggttggctcattcaattgtttacctttctatttag from Silene latifolia isolate original U9 population chromosome 10, ASM4854445v1, whole genome shotgun sequence encodes:
- the LOC141605774 gene encoding B3 domain-containing protein REM6-like isoform X2; the protein is MIFNGYVPHRFIIESAMTRQCWRVEIEEERDGVIYFREGWEDFVETHALETGDFLLFEYEEQSIFLVKVYDRNGCQKMVLDAQGGKHNPVKIIEFEEREESGAFKYEPKLLGTNLPGQERAKRLYTDKSGIYKKKHAITRIPMKHVRTARVLFTENKMIFSVKIHKYMKYQFQQMTLPKAIAMKLAKKNELILEDAMGNRWPVGLSHVIDGRAAITRGWRAFTRDNKVAGGDLLRFEFLSDDLVNVFVKKASQVEHKSEEANLQKGATIAQNMTCETDELDSFCTDVSPAEASITTRRGGKRGSSESSSSSFSLLWRPATAGIYLHVPKAVIEGQNLVNKDNVVLRDPDGKCWPLEVSTRRDGRVALTNGWVDFWKGHAIKVGDSLDFEFVSEYLIQVKINRGKLDDLDSCTADVNLAEASITSKRARKRGCSAEPTSSSFSFLWGPATPGAYLHVPKVVTEGQNLANKDSVVLRDSDGKCWPVKVTMRRDGRVALTNGWDDFWKTQGIKAGDSLDFEFVCEDLIQVKINREMFMTQAAVPVVNRPETTDAALELVDFS
- the LOC141605774 gene encoding B3 domain-containing protein REM6-like isoform X1, producing the protein MIFNGYVPHRFIIESAMTRQCWRVEIEEERDGVIYFREGWEDFVETHALETGDFLLFEYEEQSIFLVKVYDRNGCQKMVLDAQGGKHNPVKIIEFEEREESGAFKYEPKLLGTNLPGQERAKRLYTDKSGIYKKKHAITRIPMKHVRTARVLFTENKMIFSVKIHKYMKYQFQQMTLPKAIAMKLAKKNELILEDAMGNRWPVGLSHVIDGRAAITRGWRAFTRDNKVAGGDLLRFEFLSDDLVNVFVKKASQVEHKSEEANLQKGATIAQNMTCETDELDSFCTDVSPAEASITTRRGGKRGSSESSSSSFSLLWRPATAGIYLHVPKAVIEGQNLVNKDNVVLRDPDGKCWPLEVSTRRDGRVALTNGWVDFWKGHAIKVGDSLDFEFVSEYLIQVKINRGKLDDLDSCTADVNLAEASITSKRARKRGCSAEPTSSSFSFLWGPATPGAYLHVPKVVTEGQNLANKDSVVLRDSDGKCWPVKVTMRRDGRVALTNGWDDFWKTQGIKAGDSLDFEFVCEDLIQVKINRGTPFKFRNKVEKDINLSPTNNNDPPTEPEMFMTQAAVPVVNRPETTDAALELVDFS